From one Cynocephalus volans isolate mCynVol1 chromosome X, mCynVol1.pri, whole genome shotgun sequence genomic stretch:
- the LOC134367600 gene encoding nuclear cap-binding protein subunit 2-like has protein sequence MSGGLLKALRSDSCVELSQYRDQHFRGDNEEQEKLLKKSCTLYVGNLSFYTTEEQIYELFSKSGDIKKIIMGLDKMKKTACEFCFVEYYSRADAENAMRYINGTRLDDRIIRTDWDAGFKEGRQYGRGRSGGQVRDEYRQDYDAGRGGYGKLAQNQ, from the coding sequence ATGTCAGGTGGCCTCCTGAAGGCGCTGCGCAGCGACTCCTGCGTGGAGCTGAGCCAGTACCGGGACCAGCACTTCCGGGGTGACAatgaagaacaagaaaaattacTGAAGAAAAGTTGTACGTTGTATGTTGGAAATCTTTCCTTTTACACAACTGAAGAACAAATCTATGAGCTTTTCAGCAAAAGTGGTGACATAAAGAAAATCATTATGGGtttggataaaatgaaaaaaacagcaTGTGAATTCTGTTTTGTGGAATACTATTCAAGAGCAGATGCAGAAAATGCTATGCGATACATAAATGGAACTCGTCTGGATGACCGGATCATTCGCACAGACTGGGATGCAGGCTTTAAGGAGGGCAGGCAGTATGGACGTGGGCGATCTGGGGGCCAGGTACGAGACGAATATCGGCAGGACTATGATGCTGGGAGAGGTGGCTATGGAAAACTGGCACAAAACCAGTGA